In Citrus sinensis cultivar Valencia sweet orange chromosome 2, DVS_A1.0, whole genome shotgun sequence, a single genomic region encodes these proteins:
- the LOC107178369 gene encoding G-type lectin S-receptor-like serine/threonine-protein kinase SD3-1, with protein sequence MCEILLAQLNPELPIKHFHGKCGKVCCFSRFSSVLVVFLFLGFAFSGICDDLAMVSVPLGFEVSGFDKSKTWVSENGVFAFGFLDTSSKYSDSDGFVVGIRFNLKDKAANLPVWAIGGGLRVSENSTIRLNLDGRLILFENPSGLIVWSSNTSNLGVQKATLLNNGNLLLMGSEDNVLWESFNSPTNTLLPGQSFHFPRVLRAPSTKSISSYYNFVIRRSGELALVWESNVTYWRTHLSSYGVAKEARFDSIGVLRLFDASNKTVWSASSKDFGDPSVVLRHLRIDSDGNLRIYSWDNEAHVWRVGWQAVQNQCDVFGFCGLYSVCGYNSTATVCDCLSEASVNWGNDLPAVDTVNTGCRKMVDLGNCRLNTSMMILKQTVLYGLYPPLDVDLMLSEEACKEFCSNDSTCVAVTSKNDGSGLCTIKRTSFISGYRKPSTPANSFLKVCLVPQAVSARGANPHNNVKPIPISSKGLDERSGDGKAFVGAISLIILVTVSAFLSIEMFVFWVMYRRRKTKAQTRIPFGKDAQMNPHYSVLIRLSYEEVRELTANFGNQLGPSVYKGLLPNKMPVIAKVMNVVATEKDFRRVVSTLGAMHHRHLVSIKGFCFESEHAILIYEYVPNGSLDNWLFNMEQAQVERSWQQRLDIALGVARALAYLHLECQTCVSHGNLKLENVMLDEKLVPKVTDFGLRSLLAKETASSLESPSERDIYMFGEMLLQIVTCKTDILGSDLRDLVNKINGELNSEDNRVSEGVERALRISLWCMQSQPFLRPSIGEVVKVLEGTLSVDRPPLNFAFREDQMG encoded by the coding sequence ATGTGTGAAATTTTGCTGGCTCAGCTGAATCCTGAGCTACCCATCAAGCATTTTCACGGTAAGTGTGGTAAAGTTTGCTGCTTTAGCAGGTTTAGTTCTGTTTTGGTTGTGTTTCTGTTTCTGGGTTTTGCATTTAGTGGCATATGTGATGACCTTGCTATGGTTTCGGTACCTCTTGGTTTTGAGGTTTCTGGGTTTGATAAAAGCAAAACTTGGGTGTCTGAAAATGGTGTCTTTGCATTTGGGTTCTTGGATACTAGCTCAAAATATAGTGATAGTGATGGATTTGTTGTGGGGATTaggtttaatttaaaagataaagctgCAAATCTGCCTGTTTGGGCTATTGGTGGTGGTCTTAGAGTTTCTGAGAACTCTACAATTAGGCTCAATTTGGATGGTAGGttgattttgtttgaaaaCCCTAGTGGTTTGATTGTTTGGAGCAGTAATACTTCTAATTTAGGTGTTCAAAAAGCTACTTTATTGAACAATGGGAACTTACTGTTAATGGGTAGTGAAGATAATGTGCTTTGGGAGAGCTTTAATAGCCCCACGAACACTCTCCTTCCTGGTCAGTCTTTCCATTTTCCGCGGGTCTTAAGAGCGCCTTCAACAAAATCCATCTCTAGTTATTACAATTTTGTGATACGCCGTTCTGGTGAGCTTGCTCTTGTGTGGGAAAGCAATGTGACTTACTGGAGGACTCATTTGAGCTCCTATGGTGTTGCTAAGGAAGCAAGGTTTGATTCTATTGGTGTTTTGCGGCTTTTCGATGCCAGTAATAAGACGGTTTGGTCCGCGTCGAGTAAGGATTTTGGAGACCCTTCTGTGGTCTTGAGGCATCTTAGGATTGATTCAGATGGGAATTTGAGAATTTACTCGTGGGACAATGAGGCTCATGTGTGGAGGGTAGGGTGGCAAGCAGTTCAGAACCAGTGTGATGTGTTTGGCTTTTGTGGTTTGTACAGTGTATGTGGGTACAATTCCACGGCCACCGTTTGTGATTGTCTGTCGGAGGCTTCTGTAAATTGGGGAAATGACCTGCCTGCGGTGGATACAGTCAATACTGGCTGCAGGAAAATGGTGGATTTGGGGAACTGCAGGTTGAATACCAGCATGATGATTCTGAAGCAGACAGTTCTTTATGGTCTTTATCCTCCTCTAGATGTTGATTTGATGCTGAGCGAGGAAGCCTGTAAGGAGTTCTGCTCCAATGACTCTACTTGCGTTGCAGTAACTTCAAAGAACGATGGTTCAGGGCTTTGCACAATCAAAAGAACAAGCTTTATTAGTGGATATAGGAAACCATCTACTCCTGCAAATTCTTTCTTGAAAGTGTGCTTGGTCCCTCAGGCAGTTTCTGCTAGAGGTGCTAATCCTCACAACAATGTCAAGCCAATTCCTATTTCATCTAAAGGATTAGATGAACGTAGTGGCGATGGTAAAGCTTTTGTGGGAGCCATTTCCTTGATAATTCTGGTGACAGTCTCAGCCTTTTTGAGCATTGAGATGTTTGTGTTTTGGGTTATGTATCGGAGACGTAAAACTAAGGCTCAAACAAGGATCCCTTTTGGAAAAGATGCTCAAATGAACCCACATTACAGTGTTCTCATCAGATTGTCCTATGAAGAGGTGAGAGAGCTGACTGCAAACTTTGGGAATCAACTCGGCCCCTCTGTTTATAAAGGTTTACTTCCCAACAAAATGCCAGTAATTGCCAAGGTGATGAACGTTGTAGCAACTGAGAAAGACTTCAGGAGGGTAGTTTCTACCTTGGGTGCAATGCACCACCGGCATCTTGTATCAATAAAGGGATTCTGTTTTGAGTCTGAACATGCTATTCTTATTTATGAGTATGTCCCAAATGGCTCTCTTGATAATTGGTTATTCAACATGGAGCAGGCTCAGGTTGAAAGGAGTTGGCAGCAGAGGCTTGATATTGCTCTAGGAGTTGCTCGAGCCCTTGCTTATTTGCACTTGGAATGCCAAACTTGTGTTTCTCATGGGAATCTGAAGCTTGAAAATGTCATGCTTGATGAAAAATTGGTTCCTAAAGTGACAGATTTCGGGCTTAGAAGCTTACTTGCAAAGGAGACAGCTTCTTCTTTGGAGTCCCCATCTGAGAGAGATATTTACATGTTTGGGGAAATGTTGCTTCAAATTGTTACATGCAAGACAGACATATTAGGCAGCGATCTGCGCGATCTTGTTAACAAGATCAACGGAGAACTGAATTCAGAGGACAATAGAGTGTCTGAAGGAGTGGAGAGAGCCCTGAGGATATCATTGTGGTGTATGCAAAGCCAACCATTTTTACGACCTTCCATTGGCGAAGTTGTGAAGGTATTAGAAGGTACATTGTCAGTAGATAGGCCCCCATTGAATTTTGCTTTTAGAGAAGACCAGATGGGTTAG